A stretch of the SAR86 cluster bacterium genome encodes the following:
- a CDS encoding HlyC/CorC family transporter: MNEIPLWILLASIAFLVLMSAFFSGSETSMMAINRYRLKHLVKEKNKSAKRVSKLLEKTDRLLGVILIGNNFTHTLSTALATVVAIRIWSDNAVLAVTVFMTIIMIIFAEVMPKTIAALKPESIAFPSSYLLKPLSKILSPLITLVSFVSNNVTKLIGIDLDNANKDELKPEELRTLLQTSGVPKRQEEMLMGIFDMDNLSVNDVMIPKNEIIGIDLNDEIEDIVKQLQEIDFTYIPCFEDTIENIQGFLSLNKKAEFLGSEDKSIRSLKDELREPLFVPENTPLYKQLANFQSSGRRVGLIVDEYGDIEGIITLRSILEIIVGEITTESIEKMDIMPQADGSYLVDGSMMIREVNRRLKWELPTEGPKTLSGLILEEIQTIPDTNVGLSIENYKIETVLIKDNVIKLAKVKVIKEIVEQNEEQE; encoded by the coding sequence TTGAACGAAATTCCCCTATGGATTCTTTTAGCATCAATAGCTTTTTTAGTATTGATGTCAGCTTTTTTTTCTGGTTCTGAAACCAGCATGATGGCCATCAATAGATATCGCTTAAAGCACTTGGTTAAGGAAAAAAATAAGTCTGCTAAGAGGGTTTCAAAATTATTAGAAAAAACAGATAGACTCTTGGGAGTTATTTTAATCGGAAATAATTTTACTCATACCTTATCTACAGCCTTAGCGACTGTAGTTGCCATAAGGATATGGAGTGATAATGCTGTTTTAGCTGTGACTGTGTTTATGACTATCATTATGATCATATTCGCTGAGGTAATGCCAAAAACAATTGCCGCGCTCAAACCAGAAAGTATTGCATTCCCATCTTCATACTTACTAAAACCTTTATCTAAAATCTTAAGTCCCTTAATTACCCTAGTTAGTTTTGTTTCCAATAATGTAACCAAGCTAATTGGGATAGATTTAGATAATGCAAATAAAGACGAATTAAAACCAGAAGAGTTGAGAACTTTACTACAAACTTCAGGTGTGCCAAAGAGACAGGAAGAAATGTTAATGGGCATTTTTGACATGGATAATCTATCTGTTAATGACGTGATGATTCCCAAAAATGAAATCATTGGTATTGATCTTAATGACGAAATAGAAGACATAGTGAAGCAATTGCAAGAAATTGATTTCACGTACATACCATGTTTCGAAGATACCATTGAAAATATTCAAGGTTTTTTGTCTTTAAATAAAAAGGCAGAGTTTCTAGGTAGCGAGGACAAATCAATTCGAAGTTTAAAAGACGAACTACGTGAACCTTTGTTTGTTCCTGAAAACACTCCTTTATACAAGCAACTTGCCAATTTTCAGTCTTCAGGTAGAAGAGTTGGATTAATTGTAGATGAATATGGAGATATCGAAGGGATAATCACCTTGAGATCTATTCTTGAAATAATAGTTGGAGAAATCACAACCGAATCTATAGAAAAGATGGATATCATGCCACAAGCAGATGGTAGTTATTTAGTGGATGGAAGCATGATGATTAGAGAGGTCAACAGAAGACTTAAATGGGAGTTACCCACCGAAGGACCAAAAACATTGAGTGGCTTAATACTTGAAGAAATTCAAACTATACCTGACACCAATGTTGGCTTGAGCATAGAAAACTATAAAATTGAAACAGTGCTTATCAAAGATAACGTTATAAAGCTGGCTAAAGTCAAAGTAATCAAAGAAATAGTTGAACAAAATGAGGAGCAAGAATGA
- a CDS encoding mechanosensitive ion channel family protein, with amino-acid sequence MINEFWNLVLEIWQQGIRGIGIDNIIICLLIILGSLVARALMNTYLLDKIAKLTEKSETTLDDEIIESLRGPFGLIPVAFGLYLITAYLPLSGSLDLIATNLVKMLVIYTIFSALANLTKPLLNLLSDTSWLTPAMTTWLSRVASVLVWIVGITMMLDIWGVEIGPIIAGLGLFSVAVALGAQDMFKNIIAGIFILSEKRFQPGDRIRIGDGLHGIVESIGFRSTQVRLLDTSPVFVPNTDLSDAQVINHQNMNYRRIFWTVNLVYSTTAQQLESICKDVEEYINTSKNFIQNPGQENFVKVTELGSSSIDLTILCYMDVIDYTQFSQVKQELIFKIMEVVDTYESDFAFPSRSLYIEKQD; translated from the coding sequence ATGATTAATGAATTTTGGAACCTCGTTTTAGAGATCTGGCAACAAGGGATTAGAGGAATAGGTATTGATAATATAATTATCTGTTTGCTAATTATTTTGGGATCTTTAGTGGCAAGAGCCCTTATGAATACTTATCTTCTAGATAAGATAGCAAAACTGACTGAGAAATCAGAAACTACATTAGATGATGAAATTATAGAATCATTGAGAGGTCCTTTTGGGCTAATTCCTGTAGCTTTTGGACTTTATCTCATCACAGCCTACCTTCCATTAAGTGGGTCTTTAGATTTAATAGCAACAAATCTGGTAAAAATGCTTGTCATTTATACTATCTTCAGCGCACTAGCAAACCTAACTAAACCTTTATTAAACTTACTCAGTGATACTTCCTGGTTAACACCAGCTATGACAACTTGGCTAAGTCGAGTTGCAAGCGTACTTGTCTGGATAGTCGGTATAACAATGATGCTAGATATATGGGGAGTAGAAATCGGTCCAATTATCGCAGGACTAGGACTTTTTTCAGTAGCCGTGGCTCTCGGTGCACAAGATATGTTTAAAAATATCATTGCTGGTATATTTATTCTAAGCGAAAAAAGGTTCCAACCAGGAGATAGAATAAGGATTGGGGATGGGCTGCATGGAATTGTCGAGTCAATCGGCTTTCGTTCAACTCAAGTAAGGTTACTAGATACTTCTCCAGTATTTGTTCCAAATACAGACCTTTCTGATGCTCAGGTTATAAATCATCAAAATATGAATTATAGAAGGATATTTTGGACAGTAAATCTTGTATACAGTACTACAGCTCAACAGCTCGAAAGTATTTGCAAGGATGTAGAAGAATATATAAATACAAGCAAGAATTTTATTCAAAATCCCGGGCAAGAGAATTTTGTAAAAGTTACAGAGCTTGGTTCTAGTTCGATAGATTTAACAATTTTGTGTTACATGGATGTAATTGACTACACACAATTCTCGCAAGTGAAACAAGAGCTGATCTTTAAGATCATGGAAGTAGTAGATACTTATGAATCAGATTTTGCTTTCCCGAGCAGGTCGCTATATATAGAAAAACAAGACTAG
- a CDS encoding urate hydroxylase PuuD: protein MDELFNMLFRFGHILVGIAWIGLLYYFNFVQTEYFKEAEDDARKDAVAKLAPRALWWFRWAAFLTFLTGLALLHYISVKITLEIILGATMGTLMMLNVWGIIWPNQKIVIGIKEGDAAVAGPKAALASRTNTLFSVGMLYFMVASAHYPASGQILGANLEMTGLLVGLAIIFAIQANAIWGKMLPAITSVRSVIVSSFVLCIALSSVAYYL from the coding sequence ATGGACGAACTATTTAATATGTTATTCAGATTCGGTCACATACTGGTCGGAATTGCTTGGATTGGCCTTTTGTACTATTTTAATTTCGTACAAACAGAATATTTCAAGGAAGCTGAAGATGATGCAAGAAAGGATGCAGTAGCAAAATTAGCACCTAGAGCTCTTTGGTGGTTCAGGTGGGCAGCATTTTTAACTTTCTTAACCGGGTTAGCACTCTTGCACTATATTTCTGTAAAAATAACTCTCGAAATTATTCTAGGGGCAACGATGGGAACACTGATGATGCTTAATGTTTGGGGTATCATTTGGCCTAATCAAAAAATAGTAATTGGTATAAAGGAAGGAGATGCTGCAGTGGCTGGTCCTAAAGCAGCCTTAGCCTCCAGGACAAATACACTTTTTTCTGTTGGTATGCTTTATTTCATGGTCGCATCTGCACATTATCCAGCTTCTGGTCAGATTTTAGGCGCCAATCTAGAAATGACAGGACTGCTAGTAGGCTTGGCAATTATTTTTGCAATTCAAGCAAATGCAATTTGGGGGAAAATGCTACCAGCTATCACTTCAGTAAGGAGTGTAATAGTGTCTAGTTTTGTTCTGTGCATAGCTTTGTCTAGCGTTGCTTATTACTTATAG
- the groL gene encoding chaperonin GroEL (60 kDa chaperone family; promotes refolding of misfolded polypeptides especially under stressful conditions; forms two stacked rings of heptamers to form a barrel-shaped 14mer; ends can be capped by GroES; misfolded proteins enter the barrel where they are refolded when GroES binds) — protein MAKEVKFSDVARQGMLAGVNILADAVKVTLGPKGRNVILDKSFGAPTVTKDGVSVAKEIELQDKFENMGAQMVKTVASQTSDEAGDGTTTATVLAQSIVNEGLKSVQAGFNPMDLKRGIDKAVAAAVETLQDASEPCEDDTAIAQVGTISANSDTAVGEIIAEAMQKVGKEGVITVEEGSGIENELEVVEGMQFDRGYLSPYFINNQERMTADLDDPYILLHDKKISNIRDLLPLLEAVAKAGRPLLVLAEDVEGEALATLVVNNMRGVVKVAACKAPGFGDRRKAMLEDIAILTGGTVISEEVGLSLEGATIEDLGQAKKVELNKEDTTIIDGAGSADGISGRVNQIRAQIEDTSSDYDREKLQERVAKLAGGVAVIKVGAGSEIEMKEKKARVEDALHSTRAAVEEGVVAGGGVALVRAQQKILGLEGDNEDQNVGINIALRAMEAPIRQITNNAGEEASVVLDKIKEGKGNFGFNAGSGEYGDMIKMGILDPAKVTRTALQAAGSVAGLMITTEAMIADAPDEGGAAGGMPGGMPPGMDMGGMGGMM, from the coding sequence ATGGCCAAAGAAGTCAAATTTAGTGATGTCGCTCGCCAAGGTATGTTGGCAGGAGTAAATATTCTCGCTGATGCGGTAAAAGTGACATTAGGTCCGAAAGGAAGAAACGTAATTTTAGATAAGTCATTTGGGGCTCCCACGGTAACAAAAGACGGTGTTTCGGTTGCCAAAGAAATCGAACTTCAAGATAAATTTGAAAATATGGGTGCACAAATGGTGAAGACCGTTGCATCTCAAACGTCAGATGAAGCTGGTGATGGCACAACAACAGCTACAGTATTAGCTCAGTCTATAGTCAATGAAGGGCTAAAATCTGTTCAAGCTGGATTTAACCCAATGGACCTTAAAAGAGGTATAGACAAAGCGGTAGCTGCTGCAGTTGAAACTCTTCAGGATGCCTCTGAGCCATGTGAGGATGATACAGCGATAGCTCAAGTTGGAACTATATCCGCGAATAGCGACACTGCCGTAGGTGAAATTATTGCTGAAGCAATGCAAAAAGTTGGAAAAGAAGGTGTCATAACCGTTGAAGAAGGTTCTGGTATAGAAAACGAATTAGAAGTAGTTGAAGGTATGCAGTTTGATAGAGGCTATTTGTCTCCTTACTTCATCAATAATCAAGAAAGAATGACTGCAGATCTGGATGATCCTTATATCCTTTTGCATGACAAGAAAATTTCAAATATTAGAGATCTTTTGCCTTTACTTGAGGCTGTTGCAAAAGCAGGAAGACCACTACTCGTCCTTGCTGAAGATGTAGAAGGTGAAGCGCTTGCTACTTTAGTTGTGAATAATATGCGAGGCGTAGTTAAAGTAGCTGCTTGTAAGGCACCTGGATTTGGTGATAGAAGAAAAGCTATGCTTGAAGACATTGCCATATTGACTGGTGGAACAGTTATATCAGAGGAAGTCGGACTCTCTCTAGAAGGAGCCACCATAGAAGATTTAGGTCAGGCTAAAAAAGTGGAGCTAAATAAGGAGGACACTACTATCATCGACGGAGCAGGCTCTGCCGATGGTATTTCTGGAAGAGTTAATCAAATCAGGGCACAGATAGAAGATACTTCATCTGACTATGACAGAGAAAAGCTTCAAGAAAGAGTAGCAAAACTAGCTGGTGGAGTTGCTGTTATTAAGGTTGGAGCTGGATCTGAAATAGAAATGAAAGAGAAAAAAGCCAGAGTAGAAGATGCACTTCATTCAACTAGAGCTGCCGTCGAAGAGGGAGTTGTTGCTGGTGGTGGTGTAGCGTTAGTGAGGGCTCAACAGAAGATACTAGGCCTTGAAGGAGATAACGAAGATCAGAATGTAGGGATCAACATTGCTCTTAGAGCAATGGAAGCACCTATTAGACAGATTACAAATAACGCTGGAGAAGAAGCCTCTGTTGTCCTCGATAAAATAAAGGAAGGAAAAGGAAACTTCGGCTTTAATGCAGGATCTGGTGAGTATGGTGATATGATCAAAATGGGTATTCTTGATCCAGCAAAAGTCACGAGGACTGCACTTCAAGCTGCAGGCTCTGTAGCCGGTTTGATGATCACTACAGAAGCTATGATTGCTGATGCTCCAGATGAAGGTGGAGCTGCTGGTGGTATGCCGGGCGGAATGCCTCCAGGAATGGACATGGGCGGCATGGGCGGCATGATGTAA
- a CDS encoding co-chaperone GroES, which translates to MKFRPLADRVLVRRTDEEQTTEGGIVLPGSAAEKPSQGEVIAVGPGKTLDNGDSQAVSVSEGDLVVFGQYAGSNTVKVDGDELVILNEQDILGVLEN; encoded by the coding sequence ATGAAATTTAGACCACTAGCAGATCGTGTCCTAGTTAGACGCACTGATGAAGAGCAAACTACTGAAGGTGGTATTGTTCTACCTGGATCGGCAGCAGAAAAACCGTCTCAAGGTGAAGTAATAGCTGTAGGGCCTGGAAAAACTTTGGATAACGGTGATTCACAAGCTGTTTCAGTGAGCGAGGGCGATTTAGTTGTTTTCGGTCAGTATGCCGGAAGCAATACGGTAAAGGTAGATGGGGATGAACTTGTAATTCTTAATGAACAAGACATCCTTGGTGTTTTAGAAAATTAA
- a CDS encoding FxsA family protein, producing MRYFFLFLIIFPLIEIYTLIVIGGSIGAFTTMLWIFFSGIMGLYLLRNQGLKKLLDIQSKKSVFEPTADNFLKTIFTPIGGFFLVIPGFITDVIGILVLLPVTRIFILGLLFSYLRPIGQGNGTNKNNGDWIEGEYRKDK from the coding sequence ATGAGATACTTTTTTTTATTTTTAATAATATTTCCTTTAATAGAAATATATACACTTATAGTTATTGGAGGAAGCATTGGTGCTTTTACCACAATGCTCTGGATTTTCTTTTCGGGAATAATGGGATTGTATTTATTGCGTAATCAAGGCTTAAAGAAACTGCTGGATATACAATCAAAAAAATCTGTTTTTGAGCCAACCGCAGATAATTTTCTAAAGACAATTTTTACACCTATAGGAGGGTTTTTTCTTGTAATTCCGGGCTTCATAACAGATGTTATCGGTATTTTAGTTCTTTTACCTGTAACTCGTATATTCATTTTAGGGCTTCTCTTCAGTTATCTCAGGCCGATTGGGCAAGGAAATGGTACAAATAAAAATAATGGGGACTGGATAGAAGGTGAATATAGGAAAGATAAGTAG
- a CDS encoding MFS transporter: MLKIFTIGSLGFSSGLPYILIFSTLGVWLADIGIDLSLIGFFAWIVLTYSLKFLWAPLVDNFSVPFLSRLGYRKSWILLSQISIAICLLLLSIVNPLDSLQVFALIAFLIAFSGSIQDIAIDAFRIELADLHQQGNLAASYQFGYRMAILISSSFALIFASDYGWTLTYQVMSLLMLIGIIGVLICPEEVNLNLKRLTLQNSIVEPLKDFVTRFGLYFASFLLMIVATYRLTDIVMGPMASPFYLEKGYSLKEIGYIVKVVAVIASIFGFFLGGLLVKRLGVKVTLVIGAFLVLMTNLSFSLVAILEKDLHLLGWVVGADSLAAGVVGTANITFLTSLVSKKYTAVQYALLTSFMMLPGKLFSGFSGMLANFFKYEFGEVNGWMAFFIFTSFLTLPSLLLLFYYIKRNNLNDKNI, translated from the coding sequence ATGCTAAAGATTTTTACTATAGGTAGCTTAGGCTTCTCGTCGGGCCTGCCTTATATTCTCATTTTTTCAACATTGGGCGTTTGGTTAGCGGATATTGGTATCGACCTCTCCCTCATAGGGTTTTTTGCATGGATAGTCTTAACATATTCCTTAAAGTTTCTATGGGCACCATTAGTAGACAATTTTTCAGTTCCTTTTCTTAGTAGACTTGGCTATAGAAAGAGTTGGATATTATTATCTCAAATATCTATAGCGATTTGCTTGCTGCTTCTTTCTATTGTTAACCCACTTGATAGTCTGCAGGTGTTTGCGTTAATTGCGTTTCTCATAGCCTTTTCAGGATCAATACAAGATATTGCTATTGATGCTTTTAGAATTGAGCTTGCTGATTTACATCAGCAAGGAAATTTAGCAGCTAGTTATCAATTTGGTTATAGAATGGCGATTCTAATTTCAAGCTCATTCGCATTAATTTTTGCTTCAGACTATGGTTGGACTTTAACTTACCAAGTAATGTCTCTTTTGATGTTAATCGGCATCATAGGTGTTTTGATTTGTCCTGAAGAAGTAAATCTGAATTTAAAAAGATTAACGCTACAGAATTCTATTGTTGAACCCCTGAAAGATTTTGTTACACGATTTGGACTATATTTTGCATCCTTTCTTCTAATGATTGTTGCAACCTATAGGCTGACCGATATCGTTATGGGTCCAATGGCTAGTCCGTTCTATTTAGAAAAGGGTTATTCACTAAAGGAAATTGGTTATATTGTTAAGGTTGTTGCTGTCATTGCTTCGATTTTTGGGTTTTTTTTAGGGGGCCTCTTGGTTAAAAGGCTAGGAGTAAAAGTCACTCTTGTTATCGGCGCTTTTCTTGTACTGATGACTAATCTATCTTTCTCTTTGGTAGCTATACTTGAAAAGGACTTACATCTTCTTGGCTGGGTCGTTGGAGCGGATAGTTTGGCAGCTGGAGTTGTAGGCACGGCAAATATAACTTTCCTCACAAGTCTAGTCTCAAAAAAATATACAGCTGTTCAATATGCTCTCTTGACTTCCTTCATGATGTTACCAGGTAAATTATTTAGTGGTTTCTCAGGAATGTTAGCGAATTTTTTTAAATACGAATTTGGTGAAGTAAATGGATGGATGGCTTTTTTTATTTTCACATCCTTTTTGACATTACCTAGTTTGTTGCTACTGTTTTATTACATTAAACGTAATAATCTCAATGATAAGAATATATAG
- a CDS encoding YajQ family cyclic di-GMP-binding protein, producing MASFDIKSELDHHEITNAVDQANRILQNRFDFKGTGAEFSLSENQIDLSANEEFQIHQMSPLLNESLAKRGIDLKSLKHREIQVSGGSAQQIIDLQEGIDKELAKKITSLVKQSKSKTQASIQGDSIRITGKKRDELQAIIQLIKDQNYDIPLQFVNFRD from the coding sequence ATGGCTTCTTTTGATATTAAATCTGAGCTTGATCATCATGAGATTACTAATGCTGTAGATCAGGCTAATAGAATTTTACAAAATAGATTTGACTTTAAAGGTACTGGAGCTGAGTTTAGTCTTAGTGAAAACCAGATAGATTTGTCTGCAAATGAAGAATTCCAAATTCATCAAATGTCTCCTCTACTTAACGAATCTCTTGCCAAAAGAGGAATAGATCTAAAAAGCTTAAAACACCGAGAAATTCAAGTCTCTGGAGGATCAGCCCAACAAATCATAGACTTGCAAGAAGGGATTGATAAAGAGCTTGCAAAAAAAATAACTTCTTTGGTCAAGCAATCAAAGTCAAAAACTCAAGCCTCTATTCAGGGAGATAGCATAAGGATTACTGGAAAAAAAAGAGATGAGCTACAAGCTATCATCCAGCTCATAAAAGATCAGAATTATGATATTCCTTTGCAGTTTGTAAACTTCAGAGATTAA
- the ampD gene encoding 1,6-anhydro-N-acetylmuramyl-L-alanine amidase AmpD, with protein MCLSENCSERETQEISLLVIHNITLPPGEYGGGHIQKLFTNDLDPNDHPYFSEIYDLKVSSHLLIERDGSLVQFVPFDKKAWHAGVSSFKGRENCNEFSIGIELEGTDETTYTEDQYRALIDVTKELMFVFRDIKKENIVGHSDIAPGRKTDPGEAFDWQYYLSNLD; from the coding sequence ATCTGCTTGTCTGAAAATTGCTCAGAGCGAGAGACACAAGAAATTTCACTTCTTGTAATTCATAACATCACCTTACCTCCCGGTGAATATGGAGGAGGTCATATCCAAAAACTTTTTACTAATGATTTAGATCCAAACGATCATCCTTACTTTAGTGAAATATATGATTTAAAGGTATCTAGTCATCTTCTAATAGAGCGAGATGGATCACTTGTTCAGTTTGTACCATTCGATAAGAAAGCTTGGCATGCTGGTGTGTCATCATTTAAAGGTCGCGAAAATTGTAATGAATTTTCCATAGGAATTGAGCTTGAGGGTACAGATGAGACTACATATACAGAGGATCAGTATCGTGCCCTAATAGATGTAACTAAAGAGTTAATGTTTGTTTTTCGAGATATAAAAAAAGAGAACATTGTTGGGCATTCTGATATTGCACCTGGCAGAAAAACGGATCCCGGAGAGGCATTTGACTGGCAATATTACTTGTCTAACCTTGACTAA
- a CDS encoding EF-hand domain-containing protein translates to MKLKYFFGTLLIGLLSLKVSTASNMSGQLNEMDIDKDGSISLEEFNSNTLNRFSLMDLDSDGTLSKDEFLASSNLRFERMDLNSDGVLKRREIRKGLKQARKDKKTNDVRGKKQPKPFIKQ, encoded by the coding sequence ATGAAATTAAAATATTTTTTTGGGACATTATTAATTGGACTGCTCTCTTTAAAGGTCAGCACAGCTTCCAATATGTCAGGACAACTAAATGAAATGGATATTGATAAAGATGGGTCCATCAGTCTAGAAGAGTTTAATTCAAATACTTTAAACCGTTTTAGCTTGATGGATCTAGATAGTGATGGAACTCTTTCAAAAGATGAGTTTCTTGCATCGAGCAATTTACGTTTTGAGAGAATGGATTTAAATTCTGATGGAGTACTCAAAAGAAGAGAAATAAGAAAAGGTTTAAAGCAAGCCAGAAAAGATAAGAAGACTAATGATGTTAGAGGCAAAAAACAGCCAAAACCTTTCATAAAGCAATAG
- the ispH gene encoding 4-hydroxy-3-methylbut-2-enyl diphosphate reductase produces MEIRLANTRGFCAGVDRAIEIVKKVIEMHGAPVYVKHEVVHNKTVVEELKRLGAIFVEDIKEIPEGEVVVYSAHGISKAVEFESEVRKLDVFDATCPLVSKVHAEVNTYAKMGFDCLLIGHKNHPEVEGTMGQFDTSFGGTITLIEDISDAKKLNFKDSSRLAFVTQTTLSVDDTKEIKDFLIDRFPDIKGPKKDDICYATQNRQDAIKQLALESDLVLVIGSENSSNSNRLREIAERSGVEAYLIDTIYDLPSDCLKGKSKIGLTSGASAPEHLVSEVIDKLTSSYGFNLVGNKKRTDEGISFRLPKGLR; encoded by the coding sequence ATGGAAATAAGACTAGCTAATACTCGTGGTTTCTGTGCAGGAGTTGACAGAGCCATAGAGATCGTTAAGAAGGTTATCGAAATGCATGGTGCTCCAGTATATGTAAAACATGAGGTAGTCCATAACAAAACCGTTGTTGAAGAATTGAAGCGATTAGGTGCAATTTTTGTAGAAGATATTAAAGAGATACCAGAAGGGGAGGTCGTTGTTTATAGTGCTCATGGTATTTCAAAAGCAGTTGAATTTGAATCTGAAGTAAGAAAACTAGATGTATTTGATGCGACATGTCCTTTAGTAAGTAAGGTACATGCTGAAGTTAATACTTATGCGAAGATGGGGTTTGATTGTTTGCTAATCGGTCATAAGAATCATCCCGAGGTAGAGGGAACGATGGGACAGTTTGATACATCATTTGGTGGAACAATTACTCTTATCGAAGATATATCAGATGCTAAAAAGCTCAATTTTAAAGATTCGTCTCGTTTGGCATTTGTGACGCAGACCACTTTATCTGTAGATGATACAAAAGAAATAAAAGATTTTCTGATTGATAGATTCCCAGATATCAAGGGCCCAAAAAAAGATGATATTTGTTATGCAACCCAAAATCGACAGGATGCAATTAAGCAATTAGCTCTAGAGTCGGATCTAGTGTTGGTTATTGGTTCTGAAAATAGTTCTAATTCCAATAGACTGAGAGAAATAGCTGAACGATCAGGAGTTGAAGCTTATCTAATTGATACTATCTATGATTTACCTTCAGATTGCTTAAAAGGCAAATCTAAAATTGGCCTTACTTCAGGAGCTTCTGCTCCAGAACATCTTGTGTCAGAAGTTATAGATAAGCTTACTTCATCTTATGGGTTTAATTTGGTAGGAAATAAAAAAAGAACTGACGAAGGAATATCTTTTAGATTACCCAAAGGCTTAAGATAA
- the lspA gene encoding signal peptidase II, with amino-acid sequence MKKIIFLVSLIFLDQLSKYLVVKNFSIGESLNLLPILDIYLIFNTGIAFSLFDDGGDLGRWILVTLVLFVCLYLVYILVFETLNKYESLALLFILSGGIGNLIDRILRGHVIDFINFYYENYSFYIFNFADSFITIGVIIYILDIVISKLRLNGNKTS; translated from the coding sequence ATGAAAAAGATTATTTTCCTTGTATCTCTCATTTTTTTAGATCAACTCAGTAAGTACCTTGTAGTAAAAAATTTTTCCATAGGAGAGAGTTTAAACTTGCTACCCATTTTAGATATTTATTTAATATTCAATACCGGTATAGCTTTCAGTTTATTTGATGATGGAGGAGACTTAGGGAGATGGATTCTAGTCACTTTAGTTTTATTTGTTTGTTTATATCTGGTTTATATTTTGGTTTTTGAAACTTTAAATAAATATGAATCCTTAGCATTATTATTCATACTATCAGGGGGGATTGGAAATTTAATAGATCGTATCTTAAGAGGTCATGTAATTGATTTCATTAATTTTTACTATGAAAACTACTCATTCTATATTTTTAATTTTGCGGATTCATTTATAACAATTGGAGTAATAATTTATATACTTGATATAGTAATTTCAAAACTTAGACTAAATGGAAATAAGACTAGCTAA